From the genome of Thermithiobacillus plumbiphilus, one region includes:
- a CDS encoding inositol monophosphatase family protein has protein sequence MIATLPDPAFVAGLLRQAASGCVMPYYSETRSSRKADGSIVTQADLHCQSFLQQALFQAYPDIPLLGEEMEPDEQAELLEKSRTMPIWVLDPVDGTSNFAASLPIFGISLALLQAGEAHMGWVYDPVRDEMFFAERGRGAWLNDERMEGRAAVPMKRAVGVIDLKRLPLAMRQRLVSEMPFHSQRSFGSAVIEWCWLAAGRYHFYLHGGQKLWDIAAGNLILAEAGGVMQALDGNPLRLDALRSQSVLACLDTALLAEWRDWLAPG, from the coding sequence ATGATCGCTACCCTTCCTGACCCCGCGTTTGTTGCCGGCCTGCTGCGCCAGGCGGCTTCAGGCTGCGTGATGCCCTATTACAGCGAAACCCGGTCATCCCGCAAGGCGGATGGCAGTATCGTCACCCAGGCCGACCTGCACTGCCAGTCCTTTCTGCAACAGGCCCTCTTCCAGGCCTATCCCGATATTCCCCTGCTGGGCGAGGAAATGGAGCCCGATGAGCAGGCCGAGCTGCTCGAGAAGAGCCGGACAATGCCCATCTGGGTACTCGATCCGGTGGATGGCACGAGCAACTTCGCCGCCAGCCTGCCGATCTTCGGCATCTCCCTGGCCCTGCTGCAGGCCGGAGAGGCGCATATGGGCTGGGTCTATGATCCGGTTCGGGACGAGATGTTCTTCGCCGAACGGGGCAGGGGCGCCTGGCTGAATGATGAGCGCATGGAAGGCCGGGCCGCCGTTCCGATGAAGCGTGCCGTCGGCGTGATCGACCTCAAGCGCCTGCCGCTGGCAATGCGCCAGCGCCTGGTGTCGGAAATGCCTTTCCACAGCCAGCGCAGCTTTGGCTCGGCTGTCATCGAATGGTGCTGGCTGGCGGCCGGTCGCTACCACTTCTACCTGCATGGTGGTCAAAAACTCTGGGATATCGCCGCTGGCAACCTCATTCTTGCCGAAGCCGGTGGCGTCATGCAGGCCCTTGATGGCAATCCCCTGCGTCTTGATGCGCTCCGCAGCCAGTCCGTGCTCGCCTGTCTCGACACCGCGCTGCTTGCGGAGTGGCGCGACTGGCTGGCACCGGGTTGA
- a CDS encoding thioredoxin family protein: protein MVSLVTPAGEIGMQAPEFELPGVDGRRYRLADCMGERGLLVMFICNHCPYVKAIEDRIIRDARELAEHGISSVAISANDPADYPEDSFENMARRAREKDYPFPYLFDETQSVAKAYGAVCTPDFFGFNAQYQLQYRGRLDASRKETAPDAPRDLFEAMLQVARTGRGPETQWPSMGCSIKWRSEHA from the coding sequence ATGGTAAGTCTGGTTACACCGGCGGGAGAAATCGGCATGCAGGCGCCAGAATTCGAGCTGCCCGGCGTGGACGGTCGGCGCTATCGGCTGGCTGATTGCATGGGGGAGCGCGGCCTGCTGGTCATGTTCATCTGCAATCACTGCCCTTACGTGAAAGCCATCGAGGATCGCATCATCCGCGATGCCCGCGAGCTGGCGGAGCATGGCATTTCCAGCGTGGCCATCAGCGCCAATGATCCCGCCGATTATCCCGAGGACAGCTTCGAGAACATGGCGCGGCGCGCCCGGGAAAAGGACTATCCCTTCCCCTATCTCTTCGATGAAACGCAATCGGTCGCCAAGGCCTATGGTGCGGTCTGCACGCCGGATTTCTTTGGCTTCAATGCACAATATCAGCTTCAATACCGTGGCCGGCTCGATGCCAGCCGCAAGGAAACCGCTCCGGACGCCCCGCGTGACCTCTTTGAGGCCATGCTGCAGGTGGCGCGCACCGGCCGCGGGCCGGAAACCCAATGGCCCAGCATGGGCTGCTCGATCAAATGGCGGAGTGAACATGCGTGA
- the tkt gene encoding transketolase, whose protein sequence is MTVSRTDLANAIRALSMDAVQAAKSGHPGMPMGMADIAEVLWNDFLVHNPKDPNWLNRDRFMLSNGHGSMLQYSLLHLAGYDLPMEELKRFRQWGSRTPGHPEYGYTPGVETTTGPLGQGLANGVGMALAERLLSAEFNRPGHDIIDHYTYVFLGDGCLMEGVSHEVCSLAGTWKLGKLICFYDDNGISIDGHLEPWFTDDTPKRFEAYQWHVVRDVDGHNPDAIKAAIEEARSVKDKPSMIVCKTIIGHGSPNLAGTHDCHGAPLGENEICLTRDNLGWPHEAFTVPEEVYAGWDAREKGQRAQAAWNERFQAYKAAYPQDAAALERRMSGELPANWAETVKGYIDGLLQEKPNIATRVASGKAIAALAPVLPEFVGGSADLSPSNNTLWKGARELVAPVISGNYIHYGVREFGMSAIMNGMALYGGFLPFGGTFLIFSDYARNAVRMSALMHQRVIYVFTHDSIGLGEDGPTHQPIEQVNSLRLIPNMRVWRPCDAVETAVAWAMSVENSEGPAVLALTRQNLPAQNHTDETLAGIRKGGYVLSEAANGQPQGILIATGSEVALAMGAQARLAEQGVHVRVVSMPCVELFDKQDAAYKESVLPAGITRRMAIEAGTTGLWYKYVGLQGAVLGMDRFGESAPAGVLFEKFGFTVDNVVSIFQGLQAK, encoded by the coding sequence ATGACAGTTAGCCGCACCGATCTTGCCAACGCCATTCGCGCCTTGAGCATGGATGCCGTTCAGGCAGCCAAATCCGGCCATCCGGGCATGCCCATGGGCATGGCGGACATCGCCGAAGTGCTCTGGAACGATTTCCTCGTTCACAATCCCAAAGACCCCAACTGGCTCAATCGCGACCGTTTCATGTTGTCCAACGGTCACGGTTCCATGCTGCAGTACTCCCTGCTGCATCTGGCTGGCTATGATCTGCCCATGGAAGAGCTTAAGCGCTTCCGTCAGTGGGGCAGCCGGACCCCGGGTCACCCCGAGTACGGCTACACCCCGGGCGTGGAAACCACCACGGGTCCGCTGGGCCAGGGGCTTGCCAACGGCGTGGGCATGGCCCTTGCCGAGCGCCTGCTGAGCGCCGAATTCAACCGCCCCGGCCACGACATCATTGACCACTACACCTACGTCTTCCTCGGCGATGGCTGCCTGATGGAAGGGGTTTCCCATGAGGTCTGCTCGCTGGCCGGCACCTGGAAGCTCGGCAAGCTCATCTGCTTCTATGATGACAACGGCATCTCCATCGACGGTCACCTGGAGCCCTGGTTCACTGACGATACGCCGAAGCGTTTCGAGGCCTATCAGTGGCACGTGGTACGCGACGTGGACGGCCATAACCCCGATGCCATCAAGGCTGCCATCGAGGAGGCCCGTTCGGTCAAGGACAAGCCGAGCATGATCGTCTGCAAGACCATCATCGGTCACGGCTCGCCCAATCTGGCCGGCACCCATGACTGTCACGGCGCCCCGCTGGGCGAGAACGAAATCTGCCTGACCCGCGACAATCTTGGCTGGCCGCATGAAGCCTTCACTGTGCCCGAGGAAGTCTATGCCGGCTGGGATGCCCGCGAGAAAGGACAGCGCGCCCAGGCTGCCTGGAATGAAAGATTCCAGGCCTACAAGGCCGCCTACCCACAAGACGCCGCCGCGCTTGAACGGCGCATGAGCGGCGAGTTGCCGGCCAACTGGGCGGAGACCGTCAAGGGCTATATCGACGGCCTGCTGCAGGAAAAACCGAACATCGCCACCCGTGTCGCCTCCGGCAAGGCCATTGCCGCCCTGGCCCCGGTGCTGCCCGAGTTCGTCGGTGGCTCCGCCGACCTGTCGCCGTCCAACAATACCCTGTGGAAGGGGGCGCGCGAACTGGTCGCACCGGTGATCAGCGGCAACTACATCCACTATGGCGTGCGCGAGTTCGGCATGTCCGCCATCATGAACGGCATGGCCCTCTATGGCGGTTTCCTGCCCTTCGGCGGCACCTTCCTGATCTTCTCGGACTACGCCCGCAATGCCGTGCGCATGTCCGCGCTGATGCATCAGCGGGTCATCTATGTCTTTACCCATGACTCCATCGGCCTGGGTGAGGACGGTCCCACCCATCAGCCGATCGAGCAGGTCAACAGCCTGCGCCTGATCCCCAACATGCGGGTCTGGCGTCCCTGCGACGCCGTTGAAACGGCCGTGGCCTGGGCCATGTCGGTCGAAAACAGCGAAGGCCCTGCCGTGCTGGCCCTGACCCGTCAGAACCTGCCGGCCCAGAATCATACGGATGAGACCCTGGCGGGCATCCGCAAGGGTGGCTATGTGCTGTCCGAAGCCGCCAATGGGCAGCCCCAGGGCATCCTGATCGCCACCGGCTCCGAGGTCGCGCTGGCCATGGGTGCCCAGGCCAGGCTGGCCGAGCAGGGCGTGCATGTGCGCGTGGTGTCGATGCCTTGCGTCGAGCTGTTCGACAAGCAGGACGCCGCCTATAAGGAAAGCGTGCTGCCCGCCGGCATCACCAGGCGCATGGCCATCGAGGCCGGCACCACCGGGCTCTGGTACAAGTACGTGGGTCTGCAGGGCGCGGTGCTGGGCATGGATCGCTTTGGCGAGTCGGCCCCGGCCGGCGTGCTCTTCGAGAAGTTCGGCTTCACCGTCGACAATGTCGTGAGCATCTTCCAGGGCCTCCAGGCAAAATAA
- the glpX gene encoding class II fructose-bisphosphatase: MSSIRDLTLPLVTVTEAAARGASAWIGRGQKETGDGAAVDAMRSAMQAVPMRGMVVIGEGEKDEAPMLYNGEEVGSGQGPEVDIAVDPVEGTSFLANGMPGSICVLAAAPKGAMFRPGPAFYMDKLVVPPAARGKIDPAAPMKDKLAALARALGKDVSELVVFLLKKPRHDQVIAEIQAAGAMVRLQTDGDVSGGIMATLGDKVDAMMGIGGTPEGVITACAARALGADMFGSLAPQKPDEAEAVRAAGLTPGKWLGLNDLVSSDDVLFVASGLTSGDILSGVHTGAGLVTTETLVIAGQDASLRRIFTRVRAG; encoded by the coding sequence ATGTCCAGTATTCGTGATCTGACGCTCCCCCTCGTTACCGTCACCGAGGCCGCGGCCCGCGGCGCCAGCGCCTGGATCGGCCGTGGCCAGAAGGAAACCGGCGATGGCGCCGCCGTGGATGCCATGCGCAGCGCCATGCAGGCCGTGCCGATGCGCGGCATGGTGGTGATCGGCGAAGGCGAGAAGGACGAGGCGCCGATGCTGTACAACGGCGAGGAAGTCGGCAGCGGCCAGGGCCCGGAGGTGGACATCGCTGTGGATCCGGTGGAAGGCACCAGCTTTCTCGCCAATGGCATGCCCGGCTCCATCTGCGTGCTGGCGGCGGCCCCCAAGGGCGCGATGTTCCGCCCGGGTCCCGCTTTCTACATGGACAAGCTGGTGGTGCCGCCGGCCGCGCGTGGCAAGATCGATCCCGCCGCGCCCATGAAGGACAAGCTTGCCGCCCTGGCACGCGCCCTGGGCAAGGATGTCTCGGAACTGGTCGTGTTTCTCCTCAAGAAGCCCCGGCATGATCAGGTGATCGCCGAGATCCAGGCCGCGGGCGCCATGGTGCGCCTGCAGACCGACGGAGATGTGAGTGGCGGCATCATGGCCACGCTGGGCGACAAGGTCGATGCCATGATGGGCATCGGCGGCACGCCGGAAGGCGTGATCACTGCCTGCGCCGCCCGCGCCCTGGGTGCCGACATGTTCGGCAGCCTCGCGCCCCAGAAGCCTGACGAAGCCGAGGCCGTGCGGGCAGCCGGCCTGACGCCCGGCAAATGGCTGGGGCTCAACGATCTCGTGTCCAGCGATGACGTCCTGTTCGTTGCCAGTGGTCTGACCAGTGGCGACATTCTCTCTGGCGTGCACACCGGCGCTGGTCTCGTCACCACCGAGACCCTGGTGATTGCCGGGCAGGATGCCAGCCTGCGCCGGATCTTCACTCGGGTGCGTGCTGGCTGA
- a CDS encoding phosphoglycerate kinase, with the protein MKVIRMTDLDLAGKRVLIREDLNVPQDDNGNVTDDTRIRASLPTIQHAMKAGAKVMLMSHLGRPKEGEFDEKASLRPIAEHLGKLLGTPVKLVRNWLTEGRQELQNLRNGEVVVLENVRFNKGEGKDDEALSRQMAELCDVFVMDAFGTAHRAQASTHGVARFATIAAAGPLLVNELDALGKALESPARPLVAIVAGSKVSTKLTILKTLSDRVDQLIVGGGIANTFILAAGHKVGKSLVEADLVPEAKAIMDAVKAKGGSVPVPTDVVVAKAFAADAEHRVANVDDVQDDEMILDVGPETASHLAEMLRKAGTIVWNGPVGVFEFEAFANGTEAMARAVAASPAFSIAGGGDTIAAINKFGIEKQVSYISTGGGAFLEFLEGKVLPAVAILEQRAAE; encoded by the coding sequence ATGAAAGTCATCCGGATGACCGACCTGGACCTTGCCGGCAAGCGGGTCCTGATTCGCGAAGATCTGAACGTACCCCAGGATGATAATGGCAATGTCACGGACGATACCCGTATCCGTGCCAGCCTGCCGACCATCCAGCACGCCATGAAGGCGGGCGCCAAGGTCATGCTCATGTCGCACCTTGGTCGCCCCAAGGAAGGCGAATTCGATGAGAAGGCCAGCCTCAGGCCCATCGCGGAGCATCTTGGCAAGCTGCTTGGAACCCCAGTGAAACTGGTCCGCAACTGGCTGACCGAGGGTCGCCAGGAGCTGCAGAACCTGCGGAACGGTGAAGTGGTGGTGCTGGAAAACGTGCGCTTCAACAAGGGCGAAGGCAAGGACGACGAGGCGCTTTCACGGCAGATGGCCGAGCTTTGTGATGTGTTCGTCATGGATGCCTTTGGCACCGCGCATCGCGCCCAGGCCAGCACCCATGGTGTCGCCCGCTTTGCCACCATCGCGGCGGCAGGCCCCCTGCTGGTCAATGAGCTCGACGCCCTGGGTAAGGCCCTGGAGAGTCCGGCCCGGCCGCTGGTGGCCATCGTCGCCGGCTCCAAGGTGTCCACCAAGCTGACCATCCTCAAGACCCTGTCCGATCGCGTGGACCAGCTGATCGTGGGTGGCGGCATCGCCAATACCTTCATCCTGGCCGCGGGTCACAAAGTCGGCAAGTCCCTGGTCGAGGCGGACCTCGTGCCCGAAGCCAAGGCCATCATGGACGCGGTCAAGGCCAAGGGCGGCAGCGTGCCGGTGCCGACCGATGTGGTCGTCGCCAAGGCCTTTGCCGCTGACGCCGAACATCGCGTAGCGAATGTTGACGACGTGCAGGACGACGAGATGATCCTCGATGTCGGTCCCGAGACTGCGAGCCATCTGGCCGAGATGCTCAGGAAAGCGGGCACCATCGTCTGGAATGGCCCGGTAGGTGTGTTCGAGTTCGAAGCCTTTGCCAATGGCACCGAGGCCATGGCCCGGGCAGTGGCTGCAAGTCCGGCCTTTTCGATCGCCGGTGGCGGTGACACCATTGCGGCCATCAACAAGTTCGGGATCGAGAAACAGGTCTCCTATATCAGTACCGGTGGCGGCGCATTCCTGGAATTCCTGGAAGGGAAGGTCCTGCCTGCCGTGGCCATCCTTGAGCAGCGTGCTGCGGAGTAG
- the pyk gene encoding pyruvate kinase, with the protein MKRRTKIVATLGPASSDQETIDRLIEAGVDVVRLNFSHGIAEDHVQRAELVRARARAAGRAVGVLADLQGPKIRIGKFKDGKIFLNPGDPFILDIECQLGDQTRVGLTYPELIHDVTRGTTLLLNDGMIVLWVDQVMGKEVHTRVVQGGELSNNKGINRAGGGLTAPALTDKDREDIITAARLEADYIAVSFPRCAEDMHEARRLLRSAGGHGALVAKIERAEAVEAMEEIIDASDAIMVARGDLGVEIGDAAVPPVQKRLIKMARERNRVVITATQMMESMITNPIPTRAEVSDVANAVLDGTDAVMLSAETASGKYPVEAVAAMDRVCRETERQAHWENDNLLPEHQWLRMDETIAGISVIAASRLPIAAIAAFTESGATTLWMSRANTHVPIYALSPQVHTRRKVTLYRGVYPINFRLNRHDDPGQVMRAAEDELRRRGSVRDGDLILITIGEPMAAPGGTNTLKIVRVGDLARREAEAPGG; encoded by the coding sequence TTGAAAAGACGCACCAAAATCGTTGCTACACTAGGGCCTGCCAGCTCCGATCAGGAAACCATCGACCGCCTGATCGAGGCTGGCGTGGATGTCGTCCGTCTGAATTTCTCCCACGGCATTGCCGAGGATCATGTTCAAAGGGCGGAGCTGGTGCGCGCCCGTGCCCGTGCCGCAGGTCGTGCCGTGGGCGTGCTCGCGGATCTCCAGGGACCCAAGATCCGCATCGGCAAGTTCAAGGATGGCAAGATCTTCCTGAATCCGGGCGATCCCTTCATCCTGGACATCGAGTGTCAGCTTGGTGATCAGACCCGGGTGGGCCTGACCTATCCCGAACTGATCCATGATGTCACTCGCGGCACGACGCTGCTGCTCAATGACGGGATGATCGTGCTCTGGGTGGACCAGGTCATGGGCAAGGAGGTGCACACCCGCGTGGTTCAGGGTGGGGAGCTGTCCAACAACAAGGGCATCAACCGAGCCGGTGGCGGCCTGACCGCGCCGGCCCTGACCGACAAGGATCGCGAGGACATCATCACCGCTGCCCGGCTGGAGGCGGACTACATTGCCGTTTCCTTTCCGCGCTGTGCCGAGGACATGCACGAGGCCCGTCGCCTGTTGCGTTCAGCAGGCGGACATGGCGCACTGGTGGCCAAGATCGAGCGTGCCGAAGCCGTCGAGGCCATGGAGGAGATCATCGACGCCTCCGACGCCATCATGGTTGCCCGTGGGGATCTTGGGGTGGAGATCGGCGATGCTGCCGTACCCCCGGTTCAGAAGCGGCTGATCAAGATGGCCCGCGAGCGAAACCGGGTGGTCATCACGGCCACGCAGATGATGGAGTCGATGATCACCAATCCCATCCCGACCCGGGCCGAGGTATCCGACGTTGCCAATGCCGTGCTGGATGGCACCGATGCCGTGATGCTCTCGGCGGAAACGGCTTCGGGCAAGTACCCGGTGGAGGCCGTGGCCGCCATGGACCGGGTCTGTCGGGAGACCGAGCGGCAGGCACACTGGGAAAACGACAATCTGCTGCCTGAGCACCAGTGGCTGCGCATGGATGAAACCATCGCCGGGATCAGTGTCATTGCGGCCAGCCGTCTGCCCATCGCGGCGATTGCCGCATTCACCGAAAGCGGCGCCACCACGCTCTGGATGTCGCGGGCCAACACGCATGTGCCGATCTATGCCCTGAGTCCGCAGGTGCATACCCGGCGCAAGGTCACGCTCTATCGTGGCGTGTACCCCATCAATTTCCGCCTGAACCGGCATGATGACCCCGGCCAGGTCATGCGTGCGGCGGAGGACGAACTGCGGCGAAGAGGCTCCGTGCGTGATGGCGATCTGATCCTGATCACCATCGGCGAACCGATGGCGGCACCGGGGGGCACCAATACCCTCAAGATCGTACGCGTGGGAGATCTTGCACGACGCGAGGCCGAAGCCCCGGGGGGATGA
- the gap gene encoding type I glyceraldehyde-3-phosphate dehydrogenase — protein sequence MVLRVAINGYGRIGRNVLRAIYENNRTDKIQIVAINDLGSAETNAHLTQYDSVHGRFPGSVSVEGDYMLVNNDKIRVLAERDPAKLPWGDLGVDVVMECTGFFTKRDMAAKHLEGGAKKVLISAPADGEDITVVYGVNHDKLDPDKHVIVSNASCTTNCLAPFAKVLHQTVGIKHGLMTTVHSYTNDQVLLDVYHKDLRRARSATQSMIPTSTGAAKAVGLVLPELSGRLDGFAMRVPTPNVSVVDLVFEAERATSKEEINAAVREAADGAMKGVLGYNDKPLVSIDFNHDSRSSIFESTLTKVMQGNMVKVLSWYDNEWGFSNRMADTALAMMGQPR from the coding sequence ATGGTACTTCGCGTAGCGATCAATGGTTATGGCCGCATCGGCCGGAACGTGCTCCGGGCGATCTATGAAAACAACCGTACCGACAAGATCCAGATCGTCGCCATCAATGATCTGGGCAGCGCTGAAACCAATGCCCACCTGACCCAGTACGACTCCGTCCACGGTCGCTTCCCCGGCAGCGTCAGCGTCGAGGGCGACTACATGCTGGTCAACAACGACAAGATCCGCGTGCTGGCCGAGCGCGATCCGGCCAAGCTGCCCTGGGGCGACCTGGGCGTGGACGTCGTGATGGAGTGCACCGGCTTTTTCACCAAGCGCGACATGGCGGCCAAGCACCTCGAAGGCGGCGCCAAGAAGGTCCTGATCTCCGCGCCTGCCGATGGCGAGGACATCACCGTCGTCTATGGCGTGAACCACGACAAGCTGGACCCTGACAAGCACGTCATCGTCTCCAACGCGTCCTGCACCACCAACTGCCTGGCACCCTTCGCCAAGGTGCTGCACCAGACCGTCGGCATCAAGCACGGCCTGATGACCACCGTGCACAGCTACACCAATGACCAGGTGCTGCTGGACGTCTATCACAAGGATCTGCGTCGCGCCCGTTCCGCCACCCAGAGCATGATCCCGACCTCCACCGGTGCCGCCAAGGCCGTGGGACTGGTGCTGCCCGAGTTGTCCGGCCGCCTGGATGGCTTCGCCATGCGCGTGCCCACCCCCAATGTCTCCGTGGTGGATCTGGTGTTCGAAGCCGAGCGCGCCACCAGCAAGGAAGAGATCAACGCCGCGGTGCGCGAAGCTGCTGATGGCGCCATGAAGGGCGTGCTGGGCTACAACGACAAGCCGCTGGTGTCCATCGACTTCAACCATGATTCCCGTTCCTCGATCTTCGAGTCCACGCTGACCAAGGTCATGCAGGGCAACATGGTCAAGGTGCTGTCCTGGTATGACAATGAATGGGGCTTCTCCAACCGCATGGCCGACACCGCGCTGGCCATGATGGGCCAGCCGCGCTAA